In the Pectinatus sottacetonis genome, ATATAATTTTTCCCGGACTTTTTGGTAATCAGCATCGGCCTCAGCATCTTTTTTATCAGGCTGCAGACGAGCCAGCCAATAAATAAAACGAACTATATTCATGCGTTGCGGCTTATCCTGATTTTGCTCACTGCCATTAATTTTTTCCCGTAAAAATTCTAGCAAACGATAGAGCTGTCCCTTGCCCACTGGCAAATGGCCTTGTCCCAATACAGCCGCTTCAATCTCAGTATTAAATTTAAAGTATTTCGTTAAAAATGATATTTTTTCACCAACTACTTCATCAATAAATACCGGCCATTCATAACAATGCACTGCCTGTTTATTCTTATCCTCTATCCCCATTTGTTCTAAATTGTCTAACAATGCAATACGATTACGCCCACTGTCTTTAGCCAGGGATTCTAATTGTCCGGCAATATTAGCCATCTGACTAATGGGATAATTATGTTCCAGCATCGCCATCCCAGCTGATATAGTTATTTTCCCACCACTAAATCGGTTTAAGGCCTGATACAGGTCAACAGCAAATTCCAATACTTCATCCCATGCACCAACGACAAAAACATCATCACCGCCTGAATAAACAATAGCCAGCTGCCGGCCACCTTTTTTCCTATTCCATAATGAAAACAATGGCTGATCCTGCTCATTTTCCCCAGCAATATTACCCTTGCAGATACAATTTATATATTTTTTAAAAAATAGTGATAACTGACGGGACAATGTTGCCATACGCGATAATGTCAGATAATGCGTTCCTTTTTCATCACGAAAAGCTGTAGCAAACGTTTGTCCCAGTCGGTCAACATCAGCACGCAATATGCCCAGTCGTTTAATCCCCTGACTTTGCTCCGCCAAATACTCAAAATCAGCTGTTTGTGGATATTTACTATTGTTCTGTTGTAACTGGACAATATAATCGCCTACCCATAAATTTGTTGCTAAAAGATTACCTGTTTCTAATACATTTTTCGTATATAGGCGTTTAATTTTTGCCTGATCATAGCTTGCTAAACGATTTTTTCCCATTATATGAAGACTATATATGTCATTCCATGATGGTAATGGCAATCCTTTATCATCATTCACAACAACAAACACGTTCTTGTCTTCGGAAATAATTTCTTTGCCAAAATCATATAACTTATTGCACAATGAACAAACCTTAGTATTACTATCATTACTTCCGTGAAAATTCTCTAAGTCAGTTGATGAAGTATGACATATACCACATTCCCTGCTGCCGTCACGCGTTTTATTAATCACACTTTGCGGATCAAACATCTGTATAAGCTGCTGTTTACCATAGCGGCATAATTTCTGCTTACTTAATTTACTGCTTAACTTACGAAACAATTCGCCAATCTGTTCATATTCTTCTGTATCTATAGCAGATGCATCTGGAACCATAAAATTAACAGCACTGCATTCCTGCCAGCCCAATTCCAAGTATAGTGTTGTCCCGGTTTTCTGCAAGAACCATTCATTACATTTATTTTTCAGCTTAGCCATTTTTTCTTTAACTTTCTGTGTATCAGCTGCCAATAAATAGAAATGACCGCCACCGGTGTATATAAGATTACAGCGATTTAATCCTAATTCTTCCAGTATTTCATCGGCAAGATATTCCAATACCATATCAAGATAAAATGAACGACCACGTAATGATTTTAATGCTCCGGTAGCAGCTATCGTATAAATAAAGTCCTGTATACCTGACATATCCCCAGACACCAGCAAAAACATATTTTTCTGCCGATAGTTTTTATTATTTTTAAAACAAGCTGCCTTATAATCAGTAATATTATTTTCTGTAAAATATAAATACATAGCATTGGCAACTGCCGCTGTTAATTTTACATGGTCATATAAAGAAATATCAGTGGCTTGTTTTTGCATAGTGCTTGATGGCATATATGAGCAAATAGCCTCAATTATTTTTAATAACTGTTCCGGTGTTGTGTTTATAAAATTATCTTTTGTTATATTGCCATCTTTTATCATCAATGACTGTAAATTTTCTTCAAAGCAATTCAATAATTTTGCATAATTATCACGACTTGCCTGTATTTCATTATCATTTACTGGTACGCCATAATTAATTTTTTCATTTTGTACAAGCCCCCGCAAATAGTGATATGATTTATCTTTATCTGCACATGCTCCATTCAAATGATCAAAAATACTTTCTAAAGCAATATATTTTTTAAATCCGGCTTTATCTGTACCTTCTTCGTCACGCCTATCAAATCCAGATGCTATATTATCAGCTTCATAAATAATATAAGCTATATTATCATCAGTTAATTTTGCCTGTGCCAATGCTCTGCCATGATGGTATTTCACAGCTTGCAATATTTCTTTATCACTACAGTATTTCGATAATAATTCTGTACCTAATGACGAATGATCCCGTTTTATATCATTGCTGCGATAAACTATTTTCCCACAATCATGCAAAAGTGCCGCCAATGATATTTTATGTATTTTCTCCATATATATCCTTTCTATATACTATTTAATCTATAAGTAATGTATTTTTTTAAGAAAATATAAACTATTCACTATATATTATTCCCACTTTTTAATACAAAATCCTTTAATTAGAAAATTTATTTACCTGCCAGCCATGCATTTCCGTATCATAATACCTGTATTATGAAGTTTTTTACTATTTTTTCGGCTCTATAGTTTTGCATGAAAGTGTTATGATATTATATTAATTACAGTACAGCAGAAATAAATACATTAGCCCTAACAAGATCATACCTATTTTGCCGTTGTCAATGCCGTAATACAGCAACGTGCTGATTTCCAGTGTTCTATCTATGCAACCCCACCACCATGCTGTGCATGGTCCCCCGCCCTTCTAAGGGCGGACAGAAAACCATGCCTGTTTCTTGTATATATTTAAAACTTCGCCGACCAGCCAATTATTCATAATCCCGGGCTGATAGAAAATCATCTGTCTTGGCGTAACAAAATATAAAACAACTGTAGCCAATAATTATAAATCCATGTAAAATACCACTAATCTATTATAAAACTGTAGCGGGAAAAACTTATTTTGCCGATTAATAATTATAAATCCATATAAAGTATCGCTAATCACTGTAATTACAATACAGGATTAGCGATATTTTTTTCTGCACACTATTTAGTCAATCGCTTATTTATTTATGCAAATGATCCTTTCGTCCGCCCTTAGAAGGGCGGACAGAAAACCATGCCTGTTTATCTTGAATTACGATATTATAACAGTTCTGTAAAATATAGTTTCATCTATTAAAAATATATTTCATTAAGCATTATGAAAAGGCAGTTATTTTAACCAGTATAATATGAATTATACTATATATAAAAACCCATCTCCCCCTAAGTTGATGCAATAACTATAAAACATACTACTCAACAATACCAGTCACAGCAACACAATTACCGCCATTATTTTTAGCAATATACATCTGTTTATCTGCCAAGCCTATTATTTCTTCTATTGATACATTTTTAGTTATATTTTTTATATCTATAGTATAAACACCGATAGATGCTGAAATACCTGGTTTTACATTTTCGCGTAATTGAAATATCCTGTGCCGAATACGTTCAGCAATTTGGCATGCTGCTATTTCACCCACGTTATTTAAACAAATAATAAATTCATCTCCCCCAAACCGACATGCCCAATCTTCTTTTATTCGGATTGTCCCAGAAAGTATTCTTGCTACATCAGTGAGTAGTTGATCTCCCTCAATATGCCCACAATCATCATTTATTAGCTTAAATTTATCCAAATCAACAAATAAAATTGACATTGTTTTTTTGGTTGATATGGCTTCACTAATATCCCTAGGCAGACGATTATACAAATATTTTTTATTATACAGCCCAGTTAATTTATCCTTAACCATCATATCATTCATTTGCATAAAAAATTCTTGAAATAAGGTAATTTTCTTATGTTCATTTTCCATACACTCATCATCCTGAATAGTCAGCCTATCCGTTACATCTTTTACTAATTCTAATACACTAGGAGTAGATTTATATAACAGTGGAATAGCAATAGCCAGCCATAATTTGTCGCGGTGTCTTATTAGCTTATGTAATACTCTTTTTTCTATATACGATTTTTCTGCTATACAACAATTTTGTTTGCATGGACTTTCTTTATTCTTAGAACAAATACCACACCAATTAAACGGATGTACATTATGCCTACTATAATCAATAATCACTTTTCTAGAAAAAGGTTGTACTATTCTAACGCCCGTATATAGTGTACTTAAAAAAGGCCCCGTAACCATATTTTGCATATCATCATGACTGCTTACCATAAAAAATGATGCATCTCCTGTATCCTCGTTTTCTTTTAGAATAATCTATATAAAATTATTCTTATAGTATACTACCACATATATCCTTAAAATTGGCAAAATTAATACATTATTTTATAAAAAACTTATATCAATAAGTTAATTATCCTTTGTTTTGTCTACAATACACTATTGTTAATTTTTACCGTAAAAATAATTTTCCCTTTCGTATATGATACATTGATTTTTCCGTTAATAAGTTCTGTCAATTCTTCTGCTATGGATAAACCTATTCCATAACCTTTTTTTTGGCTGTTATGCGATTCATCCCCGCGATAAAAGCGTTCGAAAAATCGCGAATAGTCAATATTTGCACCAGCAGCATAATCGTTTATAACAGATATTATTGCTGTTTTTTTCTTATTCTGTCGGAGTATTATGTCAATGGTCCCTTTATCATCACAATATTTTACTGCATTATCTACAAGTATGTTAACAAGTTCATATATACATTTGGCATCTGACTGGATATAAATCGGTGCTTTAATATTTGAAAAAAGTTTTTTATCCTGATCTTTTGCCATCTGCTGAAATGATGTGACAATTGTTGTTATAGTTTCTGACAAGTCAAATTTGGTAATATTCAGGTCTGCATATGAACGTTCTCCCATTTTGGACAGCATCACTAAATCGTTTATTAGATTAGACAGCCGCTTAACTTGTTTTAAAATACTCTCTGTCCATTGATTTTTCCCATTAATTAATGCTATTGCTTCTGCATTAGTTGAAATTATGGCAATAGGTGTCTTAAGTTCATGCCCGGCATTAGTAATAAATCTTTTTTGATTTTCCATGTTGCGGATAAACGGCTTCAGTGGCAATTTTGATAATGCTGTCAATATGACAATATACAATAATACACAAGCAATCCCTACCAGAAGAGAATACCGCATAAATGCTTTTACTGCATCTACATCATGTGTACAGTCCATAATAACAATTAAAAAATCTCCATCGTTCCTTTTTGTAATCATATAGGCATAACTAGCTCTGTCTTTTTTAAAAAAGCCGGTGTTTTTTCCCTTCTGCACTGTAGTCTGGGCATATTCAATTGCTTCATGTTCCGTAAAAGCTGCAATATTTTTAATATTAATTTCTCTTACATAACCAGCAGGATTAACAATAACACTAAAAAAGCGTATCTGATAGGAAAATTCCGGCGTATCATCCGACCAATTTGTATTATTGAACCAGCTGCTATCATCAACAGGCACTTTTCTTGGTATTCTTCCACTATTTTGTGAAATATAGGAAAGAACCGAATTCACCTGATCAGTCATATGTATATAGGTAATAGTATTGATCAACCCCAATACACCAGCAATAATTGCAATAACGGCTGCCGTAGCAATTAGAACAAATTTCCAGCGCAGACTTTTTATCATATTCATCCATTATCATCCCCCACTATATAAAAACCTATCATATTAATTCTTAGTTTTTACTTTTCTATCAGGGAAAATTCATGGTCTTTACATCCTGTAATTTGAATATTTGCCCCTATGGAATGCATTTTTTCCCGCAAATATGATATATATACCCAAACTATAGATTTATCCACATCTATATCACCTTTCCAAACATGGGCAAAAATATCTTCTGTAGTCAGTATTTTTCCGGCATTAAGCATAAAAAATTTCATAAGTTTTGTTTCTTTACTTGATAAACGGATCGTATTTCTGCATGATAGTTCCTGCTCTTCTATATCCAAGTCTACTGCCCCAATGGAAAGTTTTGCCGGTGCATAGGAATCGTTTCTTCTGGTCATGGAACGGATACGGGCTAATAGTTCTCCCATGGCAAAGGGCTTAGTAAGGTAATCATCCGCACCGGCATCAAGTCCGGTAACTTTATCATTTACTTCTGCTTTAGCCGTCAACATAATTGCCGGTGTCAAATTTCCCATACTGCGCAATTTTTTTAAAGCCTCAATGCCATCCATTTTCGGCATCATAACATCGAAAATAAAGCAATCATACATATTTTCAGCAGCTTTTTCCAGTGCGGCTTTTCCATCATATACTGCATCGACATCGTAACCGGAGTGAGCCAGTATCGCCACTAGTGCAGCTGACATATCATGTTCATCTTCTGCTAATAATATTTTCATTTCCCATGCTCCTTTATTATTCTGCATTAATTAAATCTCTAATTGTCTGCATGGATACATCACATGCTGCCAGCTCATCAGCACAACGTTTTAATTCTTTTTCTATCATCTTTGGTTCTTTTATGTCGTGTTTATATTTCATTTGATGTTCCAAGCTGGCCCATGAATCCATGGCAATAGTACGTATCTGTATCTCCGCAAAAAAATGTCCTGGTTTTATTTTCTTTACATCTTCGTACGGTTCTGTCAGTTCAACAATCATATGATAACTGCGATAGCCATTTGCTTTGACGTTCTTAATATAATCTTTTTCTTTAATAACACGGCAGCCTTTTATAGACTTTATATAGGCAATGTTCAAGTAAATGTCTTTGATAAACCGACACACAATGCGAATACCTATGGCATCATGTATAGAAAAAAGAGCGGCCTTAGCCGTCGGTGCCAGTCCTTTGCGACAGCATTTTTCTTTCATGCTTTCTGATGATTTTACCCGGTATATTAGATGTTCATAAGCCATTTCACCGGTTTTTGCTTCTTCTTGTTCATTATAAGATTGAATTTTTTTTATTATATTATCCAAAACTGCTTTTAATACAGGTTCATATTTGCCATATATATTGTCATCCATATTTGCTGCACCTCTGATCATATTCATACTAAGTGATTATTTATTATAGTTTTTTTACTATATTTTTATATTTTACCATATTTTTCAGCAAAATTTTTATACTTCTGCTTTATATATGATCTCAGTACATTTACAGTGTCCGCAAAATAAAACAATGAAAATAAAAAATTTTTCTATTTATAATTGGAGTATTTTATTTTCATTAATATAACACTAGGACTAATTGATTTTTAAATAATCTATGTTATAATTAAATGTAGAAAAGGATAGTTGATGCGTTGCGGCTCGGCTTTCCTCGAATGACATGTTTGAAAGAAAGCCGGCTTGCTAACGTGAGTCGGTTTATTTCATTTTAGTACATGAAATAATGGCTACTATAAGTAAACCAAAACTTATCATTAAGGATAAGACTTGAAATGTACTCACAGCACCACCTCCTCCAAAGAGGAAAAACCGAAACATCAACTATCCCATGCGGATTATTATAACATATGCAAAATATTAAATCTATTGTGCCAGCAGGCATAAGAAGAAAAATAGTTTAAGGAAATTTTTTACCAAGTTAACGATTATTATGGATAAATATATAAATTCTAAGGGGGGTTCTTTATGGATGATGATGCATTAAGACAAAAGGTTTTAGATAAAATGACAAGAGTTTGTCTTTGTAAAGTGATTAATCGTGCTGCAATGAAAAAAGCTATCGCAGCCGGAGCAGATACTGTTGAAAAAGTTAAGCGGGCAACGGGTGCGGGTTCAGGCCCTTGTCATGGCCGCCGCTGTACGCCAAAGATAGAGGAACTTTTATTAGCTGCTAAACAGCAATCAGAATAATACTAAACAATAAATATCAGTAAAATAAAAGTGCAATAAACAAAAACCTCGAGTTTCCTGACTGTTTCACACAACTGGGAAATTCGAGGTCTTTATTTATGTATTAATCTGTTTCAAATTTTATATCTTATTACTATACTATTTTTAAATTTAAAGCAGGCTTCTGTCAGCACTTAGAAAAAAATCGTTTCCAGCAGTAGCAGGCTGTATTCCAGCCCACTATTCTGGTGCATTTTTACTATATTGGCGGATAAATGCATTTTTTAACAACAAATTTTCTGCTAATTATCTTAATAATGTTTACCATAATAATTTATTAACAGTTTTAGTAAAAAATTTTACTTATACTTCATCATCGTCCATAATGCCAAGCTTTCTTTTCCAATAACGCGAATACACTGCTCCCAGGGGATTATGCGCTAATAGTCTGTCTTTTACGACGAGAGTTGTAACAAGTCCCGGACAGCTTTTGTTGAATAAAGCATCATGCCCTACACATAGCCCACAGGAAATATAAAGTTCAACACTGTTTTCTTCTAAAAAACGGGCCTGAAATTTGGGATTGCACATAGCTTCATGTTCTAGTTCCGGCTTTACCTGTTTCAATCCTAATTCTTTTTTAGGGAAACTACAATTTTTGCAACACACACTAAAAAATTCAAATCCCTGGTTGTTAAAATATTTAGCTATATAATGTGCTTCTTTATTCAAACCAATACAAAAAGCCATTCCAAGTTTTTTATAATTCATGGCTTTGGCAAACTCAGCTGTTTCCTGTAAACGGGTAATGTTACTGTAAAAGGTTCCTTCTACATAGGCTGCTGCCTGCATAATTTTTAATTCTTCCTCATCGTATGCTTTGCGGACAGTTTCTAAATCAGTTTGAGTACAATTTACCCCTTTAGTATAACAGGCATGTGTAGCACATTCTGCACAATTGCATTTCATTTTTGTTCTCCTTTCACATTGTACTAATGAATACAAATCGCAATAACTATTTTATCTTTTCAATTCCAAAAAGATTTTACAAAATATTATATAAAATAATAATCTCGGGATTACAACACGAACGAGGTTGTCCTTATAAAAATAGACGGAGGAAATAACATATTTTATGTTATAAATGAAAAGCTTTACCAGAAAACCTCATTGGTATTTTAATTTATTATTTTTCAGCAGCAATAACTTCTATTTCTACTAAAGCATCCTTTGGTAGTGCTGCTGCCTGAAAAGCGGAACGAGCCGGACATTCTTGGGAAAAAAATTCTGCATAAACTTCATTCATTGCAGTAAAATCAGCTATATTTTTCAATAGTACTGTTGTTTTTACTACATCAGCCAAAGATATTCCTTCAGACTCTAAAATATATTTTATGTTCAATAAAGATTGTTTGGTCTGCTTTTCTATAGTATCTCCGGCAAATTTTCCTGTAGCAGGATCTATTGGCAATTGTCCTGAAATGAAGATAAATCCATTTGCTTTTGTTCCCTGAGAATAAGGGCCTATAGCCCCCGGGGCTTTATTTGTTGATAATATTGTCTTATGCATTATCCATACCTTCTTTTGTTAAATTTTGTACTGCATCTGCCATTCGCTTTAGAGCTTCCTGCAACTGACTTTTGGGGCAGGCGATATTAAAACGCATAAATTTATCTCCCCCTGGACCGAATGTGTTCCCATCATTCAAGGCAACTTTTGCTTTTTTCAAGAAAAACTCCATTAATTTATCATGTTCCATATGCAAATCTCTGCAATCCAGCCAAAGTAAATATGTTGCCTGTACCTGTCCTAATTTTATCTGTGGTATATTTTCTTTTAAAAAGACCTGTGTATACTCTAAATTGTTTTGGAGATATTCCATTAATTGGTCTGCATAATATCCACATTCAGTATAAGCAGTTTGAACAGCCAGTGTTCCAAAAATATTACGTCCAAATGCTTTCAAATTTTCTAATTCACTGTAAAATCTATCATGGTTATTACGGTTTGGGATAATAACAGCTCCCGTACGAAATCCCGCTATGTTAAAAGTTTTGCTGGGATTTATGCACACTATACTATTATCTGCTGCTGATTGGGAAATACTGCCAAATGGAATATGCGTAAACCCTTTATAAATAATATCAGAATGAATTTCATCAGATACGACAAATACATGATTTTTTATACACAGGTCGTTTATTTTTTCCAATTCTTTTCTTGTAAAACATCGGCCTGTTGGATTATGTGGATTGCATAAAAGAAACATTGTAGTACGCGGTTTTGCTAATTTTTCTGCTAAATCTTTCCAATTTATTGACCAAGAACCATCTGTATTTTCAATTAAAAGGTTTGGCATAATATATCTTCCATTATGGGGAATAACTTGATGAAACGGATGATAGGCTGGCATTTGCACCAGTATATTATCCCCGGGATTTGTAAAAGCTTTCATAGCGTAAACAATTGCCGGAACTACAGCTGGTGTATATTCTACCCAGCCTTGCTGTACATCCCAGCCAAAGCGGCATTTCTGCCAATGGCAGACTGCTTTTTCATAGCTTCTGTCAATGCAGGGATAGCCATAAATTTCGTGTTCTGCCCGCTTTTTTACAGCTTTGATAATTGGTTCCGGACATTTAAAATCAGTATCTGCTATCCACATAGGAATGACATCTTCTCCATATGTATCCCATTTTTTACATTGTGTATGCTTTCTATCTATAACTGCGTCAAAATTGTGATATAACATAACTTTTTCTCCTTTATATACTTACATATATTCTCAAAAATTTATGAACAGGAATATTATATTGATAATGGCCGCTACAGCCATAGGTATGCAGGTGCGTTTTACAACTTGTATAGGATTTACATCAGCTACACCAGAAATAGCAACAATTGCTGCTGTTATAGGTGAACAAACACGACCAAAACTCGTCATTATCTGCATAGGTAAAATAAGATTCAAACTGGAAATCCCTACTGATTCTGCAATTTTAGGCGCCAAAGCCGCAAAAGAAAAGAACGCTGCATTACCGCTCCCCATTAAAAAGGCACATATAGCAATAGCTATACAGAAGAAAATTATTAAAACATAAATATTTAATCCCAAATGCTGTAAACTACCTGTAAGAGCATTTACTGCCCCAATTTTTACTAAGCCATTAGCAAAAACTTCGCCTGATACAATCAGGGATATTACAATTGCGAAACTTTTTCCCATACCATCAAACATATGTTTTAATCCACATAATGTAAAATGCAAACTTTTCGTTCTAGCTAGCTCAAAAATCATGGCAATAAATGTACTCAAAAACATAGCTGTGACTACATTAATTTTTATGGGACTCTTGAACAGCGGACTAAATCCCAAAATAAAGATCATCGGGATAATTGGTAAAACAGCATAAATCAGAGGTGGTCTTTCGGTGTTTTCTTTTACGCTCATTACTTCTATATCAGGGACATAACCTTCTTTTTTATCCCACCACCGCTGTACAAAAAAATGTACTATTCCTAAAATCAGTGTTGTTGTTATGAAAATAGGGAACTGCCATTTGACAAAATATACTGCCGGATTCAAACCTGTAATATTAGCAGCCAATATAGCATTACCGCTCCCCGGCCCAACATCCATGTACTGCGCGCAGCCTATTACTCCTAATGCAGATAATTTGCTAATGCCTGCCCTGATAAAAATAGGATACATAGTTACCATAAGAAGCAACCCCAAACCGGCATGACTTGGTATAAATATTACCAAAAACTGACTTATAAAAAAACCCATGACCAAAAGAATATATGGTGACTTTATTTTTTTTATAGGTGCGGCCACTACAGCAAATAAAGATTTACCGGCGCCAACATAATCCATATACTTGGCAAATCCGGCAATCGACATGATTGTTAAACCCAGCCCTGCAACCCGCTTACTCATTAAAACCTGAATCATCGTAAAAATATCCAAAATGGCAGATCCTGACGATACCTTAGCTGATAAAATCATAGTTCCATTAACAAATACAGCACATATTAATAAAATAATACCGGCTAATAAAAGCACCGCTTGAGGATAATGCTT is a window encoding:
- a CDS encoding RidA family protein, whose product is MHKTILSTNKAPGAIGPYSQGTKANGFIFISGQLPIDPATGKFAGDTIEKQTKQSLLNIKYILESEGISLADVVKTTVLLKNIADFTAMNEVYAEFFSQECPARSAFQAAALPKDALVEIEVIAAEK
- a CDS encoding DUF1847 domain-containing protein, translating into MKCNCAECATHACYTKGVNCTQTDLETVRKAYDEEELKIMQAAAYVEGTFYSNITRLQETAEFAKAMNYKKLGMAFCIGLNKEAHYIAKYFNNQGFEFFSVCCKNCSFPKKELGLKQVKPELEHEAMCNPKFQARFLEENSVELYISCGLCVGHDALFNKSCPGLVTTLVVKDRLLAHNPLGAVYSRYWKRKLGIMDDDEV
- the cas10 gene encoding type III-A CRISPR-associated protein Cas10/Csm1; translated protein: MEKIHKISLAALLHDCGKIVYRSNDIKRDHSSLGTELLSKYCSDKEILQAVKYHHGRALAQAKLTDDNIAYIIYEADNIASGFDRRDEEGTDKAGFKKYIALESIFDHLNGACADKDKSYHYLRGLVQNEKINYGVPVNDNEIQASRDNYAKLLNCFEENLQSLMIKDGNITKDNFINTTPEQLLKIIEAICSYMPSSTMQKQATDISLYDHVKLTAAVANAMYLYFTENNITDYKAACFKNNKNYRQKNMFLLVSGDMSGIQDFIYTIAATGALKSLRGRSFYLDMVLEYLADEILEELGLNRCNLIYTGGGHFYLLAADTQKVKEKMAKLKNKCNEWFLQKTGTTLYLELGWQECSAVNFMVPDASAIDTEEYEQIGELFRKLSSKLSKQKLCRYGKQQLIQMFDPQSVINKTRDGSRECGICHTSSTDLENFHGSNDSNTKVCSLCNKLYDFGKEIISEDKNVFVVVNDDKGLPLPSWNDIYSLHIMGKNRLASYDQAKIKRLYTKNVLETGNLLATNLWVGDYIVQLQQNNSKYPQTADFEYLAEQSQGIKRLGILRADVDRLGQTFATAFRDEKGTHYLTLSRMATLSRQLSLFFKKYINCICKGNIAGENEQDQPLFSLWNRKKGGRQLAIVYSGGDDVFVVGAWDEVLEFAVDLYQALNRFSGGKITISAGMAMLEHNYPISQMANIAGQLESLAKDSGRNRIALLDNLEQMGIEDKNKQAVHCYEWPVFIDEVVGEKISFLTKYFKFNTEIEAAVLGQGHLPVGKGQLYRLLEFLREKINGSEQNQDKPQRMNIVRFIYWLARLQPDKKDAEADADYQKVREKLYDWLTEKDWQNSRQLLTALLLIIYGLRDKNKEMDNGGRENGTKHIR
- a CDS encoding response regulator transcription factor, with the translated sequence MKILLAEDEHDMSAALVAILAHSGYDVDAVYDGKAALEKAAENMYDCFIFDVMMPKMDGIEALKKLRSMGNLTPAIMLTAKAEVNDKVTGLDAGADDYLTKPFAMGELLARIRSMTRRNDSYAPAKLSIGAVDLDIEEQELSCRNTIRLSSKETKLMKFFMLNAGKILTTEDIFAHVWKGDIDVDKSIVWVYISYLREKMHSIGANIQITGCKDHEFSLIEK
- the dcuC gene encoding C4-dicarboxylate transporter DcuC, producing MSSLVSILVIMWVIYMIVKKHYPQAVLLLAGIILLICAVFVNGTMILSAKVSSGSAILDIFTMIQVLMSKRVAGLGLTIMSIAGFAKYMDYVGAGKSLFAVVAAPIKKIKSPYILLVMGFFISQFLVIFIPSHAGLGLLLMVTMYPIFIRAGISKLSALGVIGCAQYMDVGPGSGNAILAANITGLNPAVYFVKWQFPIFITTTLILGIVHFFVQRWWDKKEGYVPDIEVMSVKENTERPPLIYAVLPIIPMIFILGFSPLFKSPIKINVVTAMFLSTFIAMIFELARTKSLHFTLCGLKHMFDGMGKSFAIVISLIVSGEVFANGLVKIGAVNALTGSLQHLGLNIYVLIIFFCIAIAICAFLMGSGNAAFFSFAALAPKIAESVGISSLNLILPMQIMTSFGRVCSPITAAIVAISGVADVNPIQVVKRTCIPMAVAAIINIIFLFINF
- a CDS encoding sensor histidine kinase, coding for MNMIKSLRWKFVLIATAAVIAIIAGVLGLINTITYIHMTDQVNSVLSYISQNSGRIPRKVPVDDSSWFNNTNWSDDTPEFSYQIRFFSVIVNPAGYVREINIKNIAAFTEHEAIEYAQTTVQKGKNTGFFKKDRASYAYMITKRNDGDFLIVIMDCTHDVDAVKAFMRYSLLVGIACVLLYIVILTALSKLPLKPFIRNMENQKRFITNAGHELKTPIAIISTNAEAIALINGKNQWTESILKQVKRLSNLINDLVMLSKMGERSYADLNITKFDLSETITTIVTSFQQMAKDQDKKLFSNIKAPIYIQSDAKCIYELVNILVDNAVKYCDDKGTIDIILRQNKKKTAIISVINDYAAGANIDYSRFFERFYRGDESHNSQKKGYGIGLSIAEELTELINGKINVSYTKGKIIFTVKINNSVL
- a CDS encoding GGDEF domain-containing protein codes for the protein MVSSHDDMQNMVTGPFLSTLYTGVRIVQPFSRKVIIDYSRHNVHPFNWCGICSKNKESPCKQNCCIAEKSYIEKRVLHKLIRHRDKLWLAIAIPLLYKSTPSVLELVKDVTDRLTIQDDECMENEHKKITLFQEFFMQMNDMMVKDKLTGLYNKKYLYNRLPRDISEAISTKKTMSILFVDLDKFKLINDDCGHIEGDQLLTDVARILSGTIRIKEDWACRFGGDEFIICLNNVGEIAACQIAERIRHRIFQLRENVKPGISASIGVYTIDIKNITKNVSIEEIIGLADKQMYIAKNNGGNCVAVTGIVE
- a CDS encoding (2Fe-2S)-binding protein, with the translated sequence MDDDALRQKVLDKMTRVCLCKVINRAAMKKAIAAGADTVEKVKRATGAGSGPCHGRRCTPKIEELLLAAKQQSE
- a CDS encoding MalY/PatB family protein, which produces MLYHNFDAVIDRKHTQCKKWDTYGEDVIPMWIADTDFKCPEPIIKAVKKRAEHEIYGYPCIDRSYEKAVCHWQKCRFGWDVQQGWVEYTPAVVPAIVYAMKAFTNPGDNILVQMPAYHPFHQVIPHNGRYIMPNLLIENTDGSWSINWKDLAEKLAKPRTTMFLLCNPHNPTGRCFTRKELEKINDLCIKNHVFVVSDEIHSDIIYKGFTHIPFGSISQSAADNSIVCINPSKTFNIAGFRTGAVIIPNRNNHDRFYSELENLKAFGRNIFGTLAVQTAYTECGYYADQLMEYLQNNLEYTQVFLKENIPQIKLGQVQATYLLWLDCRDLHMEHDKLMEFFLKKAKVALNDGNTFGPGGDKFMRFNIACPKSQLQEALKRMADAVQNLTKEGMDNA
- a CDS encoding putative holin-like toxin; amino-acid sequence: MFRFFLFGGGGAVSTFQVLSLMISFGLLIVAIISCTKMK
- a CDS encoding GTP pyrophosphokinase gives rise to the protein MDDNIYGKYEPVLKAVLDNIIKKIQSYNEQEEAKTGEMAYEHLIYRVKSSESMKEKCCRKGLAPTAKAALFSIHDAIGIRIVCRFIKDIYLNIAYIKSIKGCRVIKEKDYIKNVKANGYRSYHMIVELTEPYEDVKKIKPGHFFAEIQIRTIAMDSWASLEHQMKYKHDIKEPKMIEKELKRCADELAACDVSMQTIRDLINAE